In the Afipia sp. GAS231 genome, TTCGCATCTATGTCGCCGGCCGGGTCAAGCAGTCGGGCGACATTGGCCGCATGCGCTCCAAATTCAACGGCAAGTTCTGGTGGGACATGACCGAGCAGGAACACCAGCAATTCCCCGGCGACTACGAGGCGCAGACAGGCCAGGGCCCGGTGACGCTGCATTCGGAGGAGCACTTCGGCCAGAGCGACCGCGGCATCCTGATGATCCGCCGCATGCTGGACGAGCAGCTCGAAGCCATGGAAGCGGGCCGCGATCCGGCAGGGGTCACGTTCGATCCCGAGGCCGCTTTGGTCGAATTCGAGGCGGGCAATTTCATTCGCGAGGCGTGAGGCGGTAAGTTCGGCACCAAGAGAATCCGAGGGGGAAACCATGGTCGATCTCGCGCCGCAGGTGGCCGCTGTGCAGGCGGGCGCCGCAAGGCCCTCGATGCGCCGATACTACGTGCTTGGCGTCCTGACCGTCGTCTACGCGCTGAACTTCCTCGACCGCACCATCTTCAATGTCCTGATCGAGCCGATCAAAAAGGAGTTTGCGCTCAGCGACACCATGATGGGCCTGCTCGCGGGCTTCGGCTTCGTGCTGTTCTATTCGCTGGTCGGGATACCGATTGCGCGCGTCGCCGATCGCGTCAACCGCCGCAACATCGTCGCCGCCGCGTTCGCGTTCTGGAGCGCGATGACGTTCCTGTGCGGGATGGCGACCAGCGTTACCAGCCTCGCGCTCGCCAGAATTGGCGTCGGCATCGGCGAATCCGCCTCCAGTCCGGCCTCGCAGTCGCTGATCGCCGATCTCTTCGCCAAGAACGAGCGGCCGCGGGCGCTCGGTATCTTCGCCATCGGCACCTATCTCGGCATCTTCCTCGGCTATTTCATCGGCGGCTACGTCAACCAGTACTTCGGCTGGCGCATGGCGTTCTTCGCCGCCGGCCTGCCCGGCATCGCGCTCGCCGCCGTGCTGTGGCTGACGATCTCGGAGCCGAAGCGCGGCGCCATGGCGGAGACTTTTGCGCCGGAGCCGATCGGACCGACGCTCGGTTTCCTCGCCTCGCAGCAGAGTTTTGTGATCGTGCTGATCGGCTTCTGCCTCACCACCTATACCAACTACGCCACCGCGGCCTGGATCCCGCCGTTCCTGGCGCGGGTGCATCACCTCTCCAGCGCCGAGATCGGCACCTATGCCGGCACATTCAAGGGCCTCGCCGGGATGGCCGGCACGCTGGTCGGCGGGCTGGTGGTGGCGCGGATCAGCCAGCGCGACGACCGCTGGAAATTATGGGCGCCGGCGATTACGTCGTTCCTCGCCGGTCCGGTGTTTGCCGTCTGCATGCTGACGCAGGATTTTACGACGATGGTCGCGGCGCTGTCGCTGACCTCGTTCCTGGTCGGCTTTCACCTCGGCCCGATCTTTGCGATTGCGCAGACCGTGGCGAGGCCGAGCATGCGGGCGCTGGCCTCCGCGATCATCGCCTTGACCGCAACCTGCTTTGGCCAGGGCGTCGGTCCGCTTGCCGTCGGCATGATCAACGACGCGCTCAAGAACGACTACGGCGCCAACGCCGTGCGCTATTCGTTGCTGTCGGCTGCGGTCACGACTTCGGTCGGCGCGCTGCTGTTTATCCTGGCGGCGCGGACGATCCGCGGCGATATCAAGCGCGCGAGTTGAGGCGGCGCGTTTCCGGGAGTTACTCAGGCGAGCTTGCCGACGTGCCCTTCGAGCAGGCTCCAGCACTTGGCGCCGAGTTTTTCTTTCCAGACGGCATACACGGGCACCATGCGGGCGCGGAACAGCTCCTGATCCACGTCGTTGAACACCATGCCACGCTCGGTCAGCGTCTTGCGCAGGCCGCCGTTGAATGTTCCCTGGTCTTCGCGCTGCAGGCGCACGTACTTGGTGGCGTTGCGCTCGATCACAGCCTGAATATCGGCCGGCAGCTTCCGCCAGAGAGCAAGGTTGGCCATGAGGTTGAAGCCCGACCACATGTGGTTGGTCATCGCCATGTGTTTCTGCACTTCGTAAAGCTTGAACACTTCCGTGACGGCCAAGGGATTTTCCTGCGCGTCGACTTTGCCGTTTTTGATCCCGTCATAAATCTGGTTGACGTTGATGGTCACGGGCTCGGCGCCGAGCGCCCTAAACGTGTCGGTAAACATTTGGCCGGCAGGCAAGCGAATCCGAATTCCCTCGAAATCCCCGGGAGCGAGAATCGGCCGACTGGTCGTTGACGTCTGGCGCATGCCATTATCGAAGGCCATCACCGGGAAGCCGTACAAGCCCTTCGCCGCCATTTCCTCGCGCAAATAGGCGCCGAGCGCACCATCCGCGGCGGCGTGAGCTTCGCTCGCCGTCTTGAACGCGAACGGTACCTGCTGCACTTCAGCGACGGGCACCGACTGGCCCAGAATGCCGCCCATCAGCGTGAAGAAGTCGAGCTCGCCGGAGATCACCATCTTGAGCGCTGCCGGGTCCGAGCCCTGAATGCCCGCATTCTCCGCGAATACCTCGGTGTCGACCCGGCCATTGGTCTCCGTCTTCACCGCCGCCCACATCTCGACCAGCCGCTTGTGCAGCGGGCTCGAGAGGGCCTGATTGTGGAATTGGCGGAACTTGAAGTCCGCGGCAAGACCGAAGCGGCTGAAGGTAGCGAGTGAGCCCAGCACCGCCGCTCCCCCGATAACCGCGCGGCGGCTCAGTATTGTCGGCATGGCATTTTTCCCCTTTAAACAAAGTTCAGGCAATCTTGATCGCGCACTCACGTCAGCTTGCCCGTGTATTTCTCCAGCTGCGCCCAGGCTTCTCCGCCATAGGTCTTCTGCCATTGCGTGTAGAAACCGGCCTTCACCAGCGCCGCCCTGAACTGCACCGGATCGGGCGTGTTGAAGGTCATGCCCTTGGCGGTCAGTTCGGCTTGCAGCGAGCGGTCCATCTCGACCAAATCGGCGCGCTCCTTGTTCGCGGCCGCATCGAAATTGCTGCTGACGATTTCCTGCAGATCCGCCGACAGCCCTGATAGCGCGCGGCGGTTGGCGACGATCCAGTAGCCGCTCCAGCAGTGGTTCGACAGCGCGCAGTATTTCTGCACCTCGTAGAGCTTGCCGGTCGACACCTGCGCCAGCGGGTTCTCCTGCCCTTCGACGATATGGGTCTGCAGCGCCGAGTAGAGTTCGTTGTAGCTGATGCTCGACGGCAGCGCGCCGAGGCCCGAGAACAGCGACGTCAGCAATGCCGTGACCGGCACACGAATCTTGAATCCCCTGAGATCGTCGACGCTGTTGAGCTGCCGGCTCGACGACGACGTGATCTGCCGGAAACCATTGTCCCAGACCTTCTTCATCGGAACGATCCCGGCCTTGCCGATGGCGTCGCGGACCACCTCGCCGACGCCGCCATCCATCGCCGCCCACACCTGGTCATAGGACTGGAAGGCGAAGCCGATGCTGGGCAGGCCCGACATCGGCACCAGGATCGACAACGTGAGGCTAGGCACCGCCAGCAGTTCGATGCCGCCGGCGCGGACCTGCGACAGCATCTCGGGATCGCCGCCGAGCTGGCTGTTGGAAAACACGGTGACATTGAGCCGGCCGTTTGACTGCGCGCCGATCGCCTTGGCCGCCTCGGTGAGCCTGATCGTCAGCGGATGGGTCTCCGGTGTATTGACGCCGAGCTTGAAGTCGAATTCGGCGGCAGCGGCTGCCTTGGCGGGCCAACGGAGAATCGCGGTGGCCCAGGTTGCGGAAGCCGCGCCGAGCAGGTGCCGACGGGTCAGTTTCGTTGTTTTCATTATTGTTTTTCTCCCGAGCGCCGTTTGCCGCGCCTGGGAGATGTTTTCGGCCGATCTGCTGTTTTCCGCAAGCCGGGCAGCTGACGGTCGAGAAATCGGCCAAAAAGCCACAGATGAAACCATTTTGAGGAAGGCGCGAAACCATCCTGAAACAGACTGGGGGTACACCTGCAGCCGTCAGAGGGCGGAACACACGCCCGGGAGGCTACCATGAACCACTCCATTCACTCTGCGGACCGCACCACCCACCTGAAGATCGTGGTTGTCGCGCTCGTTGCAGGCATCGCGGTGGCGGCTTTCGGTATCTCGGCACGATCAGGTTCGGATTTCACCCAGACCGCCCACGTCATGAAGGCGGGCAAGCCGGTGGTTGTCACCAGCTCGGACATCTCGATGGTCCGCTAAGCGCTAACGACTTCATTGGAATCAAAACGGCCGCCCAAGGGGCGGCCTTTTTGTTGGCACGAGGCCTTGAGGATCGGTGCTAAGCCATTGAAACAATGGCGCGAGAGACGGGACTCGAACCCGCGGCCTCCGCCGTGACAGGGCGGCGCTCTAACCAACTGAGCTACTCCCGCGGATGCCGTAATCAACTCGTGATCCG is a window encoding:
- a CDS encoding TRAP transporter substrate-binding protein, which gives rise to MKTTKLTRRHLLGAASATWATAILRWPAKAAAAAEFDFKLGVNTPETHPLTIRLTEAAKAIGAQSNGRLNVTVFSNSQLGGDPEMLSQVRAGGIELLAVPSLTLSILVPMSGLPSIGFAFQSYDQVWAAMDGGVGEVVRDAIGKAGIVPMKKVWDNGFRQITSSSSRQLNSVDDLRGFKIRVPVTALLTSLFSGLGALPSSISYNELYSALQTHIVEGQENPLAQVSTGKLYEVQKYCALSNHCWSGYWIVANRRALSGLSADLQEIVSSNFDAAANKERADLVEMDRSLQAELTAKGMTFNTPDPVQFRAALVKAGFYTQWQKTYGGEAWAQLEKYTGKLT
- a CDS encoding TRAP transporter substrate-binding protein; protein product: MPTILSRRAVIGGAAVLGSLATFSRFGLAADFKFRQFHNQALSSPLHKRLVEMWAAVKTETNGRVDTEVFAENAGIQGSDPAALKMVISGELDFFTLMGGILGQSVPVAEVQQVPFAFKTASEAHAAADGALGAYLREEMAAKGLYGFPVMAFDNGMRQTSTTSRPILAPGDFEGIRIRLPAGQMFTDTFRALGAEPVTINVNQIYDGIKNGKVDAQENPLAVTEVFKLYEVQKHMAMTNHMWSGFNLMANLALWRKLPADIQAVIERNATKYVRLQREDQGTFNGGLRKTLTERGMVFNDVDQELFRARMVPVYAVWKEKLGAKCWSLLEGHVGKLA
- a CDS encoding MFS transporter produces the protein MVDLAPQVAAVQAGAARPSMRRYYVLGVLTVVYALNFLDRTIFNVLIEPIKKEFALSDTMMGLLAGFGFVLFYSLVGIPIARVADRVNRRNIVAAAFAFWSAMTFLCGMATSVTSLALARIGVGIGESASSPASQSLIADLFAKNERPRALGIFAIGTYLGIFLGYFIGGYVNQYFGWRMAFFAAGLPGIALAAVLWLTISEPKRGAMAETFAPEPIGPTLGFLASQQSFVIVLIGFCLTTYTNYATAAWIPPFLARVHHLSSAEIGTYAGTFKGLAGMAGTLVGGLVVARISQRDDRWKLWAPAITSFLAGPVFAVCMLTQDFTTMVAALSLTSFLVGFHLGPIFAIAQTVARPSMRALASAIIALTATCFGQGVGPLAVGMINDALKNDYGANAVRYSLLSAAVTTSVGALLFILAARTIRGDIKRAS